A section of the Metabacillus endolithicus genome encodes:
- the map gene encoding type I methionyl aminopeptidase, translating into MIAKTEEDFNGLKEIGKIIASIRDELVKRTIPGITTKELDDIAGELFKKEGAVSGPKSEYNFPGYTCISVNEEVAHGIPGHRVIHEGDLVNIDVSGSKNGYFADTGISFVVGEGEEVLTKICDVAKEAFEAGLKKAKPGSRKSGIGKAVFQKAKQHELTVIKNLTGHGIGRTLHEAPEHIYNYNDPWDDELLKEGMVIAFEPFISTFEEEVFQKEDGWTYATERSYVAQLEHTIILTKNGPIIVTL; encoded by the coding sequence ATGATTGCAAAAACAGAAGAAGATTTTAATGGTTTGAAGGAAATTGGCAAAATTATAGCCTCTATTAGAGATGAATTGGTGAAAAGAACGATTCCTGGAATAACGACTAAAGAACTTGATGATATAGCCGGAGAGCTTTTTAAGAAAGAAGGAGCAGTTTCAGGTCCGAAAAGTGAATATAATTTTCCTGGCTATACTTGTATTAGTGTTAATGAAGAAGTAGCACATGGTATTCCTGGGCATCGTGTTATACATGAAGGGGATCTAGTAAATATAGATGTTTCAGGTTCAAAGAACGGTTACTTCGCTGATACAGGAATCTCGTTTGTAGTAGGAGAAGGGGAAGAAGTGTTAACAAAAATATGCGACGTTGCTAAAGAAGCATTTGAAGCAGGTCTTAAAAAAGCAAAACCTGGTTCCAGAAAAAGTGGAATCGGAAAAGCGGTATTCCAAAAAGCAAAACAGCATGAATTAACTGTTATCAAAAATCTTACAGGACATGGTATTGGACGTACATTACACGAAGCACCTGAACATATTTATAACTATAATGATCCATGGGATGATGAATTGTTAAAGGAAGGGATGGTTATCGCATTCGAACCATTTATCTCAACCTTTGAAGAAGAAGTATTCCAAAAAGAAGACGGCTGGACCTATGCTACAGAAAGAAGCTATGTAGCTCAATTGGAACATACGATAATCCTTACTAAAAATGGTCCGATTATTGTTACACTTTAA
- a CDS encoding lysophospholipid acyltransferase family protein, with protein sequence MYKFISTLLYALTRMLNLLKVKGKENLPTHTRFVVTCSHKGWVDVIMLALALYPIPVHFMAKKELFDSKITGKFLRSIHAFPVNRENPGPSTLKIPLKLLKEEKCVGIFPGGTRTTEEIPLKRGAVTIALKANALLVPAAYNGPITFKDLLRGKKSTIMIGSPIELKNDGRNRDEVIDEYVKRLDSEIKLLENR encoded by the coding sequence ATGTATAAGTTCATTAGTACTTTGCTATATGCATTAACAAGAATGTTAAATTTGTTAAAAGTAAAAGGAAAAGAAAATTTACCTACTCACACTAGGTTTGTTGTTACATGTTCACATAAAGGGTGGGTGGATGTGATCATGCTTGCTCTAGCTCTTTACCCAATTCCAGTTCATTTTATGGCTAAGAAAGAACTGTTTGACTCAAAAATTACAGGGAAATTTTTACGTTCAATTCATGCTTTTCCTGTAAATAGGGAAAATCCAGGTCCTAGTACTTTGAAGATTCCATTGAAGCTGTTAAAGGAAGAGAAATGTGTAGGGATTTTTCCAGGTGGCACAAGAACCACTGAAGAGATACCATTAAAAAGAGGGGCAGTAACAATTGCTTTAAAGGCTAATGCTCTTTTAGTTCCTGCGGCATATAATGGGCCAATTACCTTTAAGGATTTACTACGAGGTAAGAAATCAACGATCATGATAGGTTCTCCAATAGAATTGAAAAATGATGGTAGGAATCGTGATGAAGTAATAGATGAGTATGTAAAAAGACTGGATAGTGAAATTAAGCTTTTGGAGAATAGGTAG